TGTAAAGGGGGTATGCTGCAATGGTCGATATATTTTTGTTAATTCAAATACTGAAAGTTTAGAGTTTGTAGGTGTGAAGTTAGAAAAAGAGAGAATAAAAGACCTCGATCGAAATATGATTCTACAACAGAAAATAAATGAATGTTACGTGGGAAGcattttaaattgtatttgtaaTTCACAAAATGTTTTTGAGTTAATATTTGAAGGGATATATTGTATAGCCTGTTTAATTAAAGTTTACCAAAGAATCTTATCAATTATCACGAAATTACATGATCatcgttattattatttttggttGAGGACCTCTTGACTGAGAAATGTGGATGTTTTTTATGATTgtgttttttctttttctttgtgaGTTTCCTATGCTCCTGCCTTGATTGTGTAATTGCTAGGGAGAAGTAGGGAGAATACGTGTATCTATCATCAGTCATGATTGCTTTTCGTTGCGTTTCTAAATTTGGCTCAGTCAGTGGAAATTACATTTTCAAAGATATTTCCGTTTGAATATTTGTCCCACAGATCCTGTGTCAGTTCGACAGCCTCCTCATCGGAACCACGTCCACAAGCAGTCAGAGAAAACCACTCGGGTGCGAACAGTATTGAACGAGAAGCAGCTCCATACCCTTCGGACCTGTTACAATGCCAACCCAAGACCAGACGCTCTTATGAAAGAACAATTGGTAGAGATGACCGGTCTTAGCCCAAGGGTCATCAGAGTTTGGTTTCAGAACAAACGTTGTAAAGACAAGAAGAGAACTATATTCATGAAGCAACTTCAACAACAGCATCACATCGATAAAACTGTAAGTTCATTTAGACATTCTAATGCAACATAAACTAAAAATAAAGGTGTTATTTAATAgggcgtgacaaataaaatttaatgaatgcatatttttatttaactaggcaagccagttaagaacacatttttgtttacaatgatggcctaggaacagtgggttaactgccttgttcaggggcagaacgacagctttttaccttgtcagctggcccaatgctctaaccactaggctacctgccgaccatATTGCACTTTGAATGTTGAGAACCAGATGGATGGTGGTGAGATGTTTgttgtgatacattttatctgtaGAATCTTCAGGGGCTGACGGGTACACCTATGGTGGCAGGCAGTCCAATTCGACACGACAACACGGTCCTAGGGAACCCAGTAGAGGTGCAGACTTACCAGCCCCCCTGGAAGGCCCTGAGCGAGTTCGCCTTGCAGAGTGACCTGGACCAGCCCGCCTTCCGGCAGTTggtaggcgcacacacacacacacacatttagcaataaatgtatgtttattCAAATATCATCCACTCGATCACTGAATGGCCAATCTCAATTCAGATTAGAGAATGGGATTTCATTCAGTCAAATATTTCTAAATTAAATAAATGCTTTTCAGCATCAAATTTGAAGGCTGGTCGATTTACATGAATATTCATATTGGCCCAATATTTGCATTGGACTTCATCGAAACATAAGGGTCAATATCAATATGCAATAAGCAATATTGGGAGAGAAAAAACGCTAATTAAAACAACCGTTTCCATCGCA
This genomic stretch from Salvelinus alpinus chromosome 15, SLU_Salpinus.1, whole genome shotgun sequence harbors:
- the LOC139539936 gene encoding insulin gene enhancer protein ISL-2B isoform X3, yielding MRRALASSEMAKHTAKEIILFGIKCAKCNIGFCSSDLVMRARDNVYHMECFRCSMCSRHLVPGDEFSLRDEELLCRADHGLLLERASAGSPISPGNILSRSFHITDPVSVRQPPHRNHVHKQSEKTTRVRTVLNEKQLHTLRTCYNANPRPDALMKEQLVEMTGLSPRVIRVWFQNKRCKDKKRTIFMKQLQQQHHIDKTNLQGLTGTPMVAGSPIRHDNTVLGNPVEVQTYQPPWKALSEFALQSDLDQPAFRQLVSFSESGSMGNSSGSDVTSLSSQLPDTPNSMVPSPMDT